The following are from one region of the Oreochromis aureus strain Israel breed Guangdong linkage group 1, ZZ_aureus, whole genome shotgun sequence genome:
- the LOC116323385 gene encoding calcium and integrin-binding family member 2-like produces MGNKQTTFTEEQLEAYQDCTFFTRKEILRLHARYRELAPHLVPLDYTNNPDIKVPMTLIITMPELKENPFRERIVETFSEDRQGNLSFNDFIDMFSALCEASPRELKTIYAFKIYDFNRDNFICKEDLEKTLNKLTKGELTPEEVTLVCDKAIEEADLDGDNKLSFADFENMISKAPDFLSNFHIRI; encoded by the exons ATGGGCAACAAGCAGACAACCTTCACCGAGGAGCAGCTGGAGGCGTATCAG gactgcacCTTCTTCACCCGGAAGGAAATCCTGCG GTTACACGCTCGATATCGTGAGCTGGCGCCACATTTAGTGCCACTGGACTACACCAACAACCCCGACATCAAAGTCCCTATGACGCTCATCATCACGATGCCTGAGCTGAAG GAAAACCCGTTTAGAGAGAGAATCGTGGAGACGTTCTCCGAGGACAGACAGGGGAACCTGAGCTTCAACGACTTCATTGATATGTTTTCTGCCCTCTGCGAAGCTTCACCTAGAGAGCTCAAGACCATTTACGCCTTCAAGATATACG ACTTTAACAGGGACAACTTCATCTGTAAGGAGGACCTGGAGAAGACCCTGAACAAGCTGACCAAAGGGGAGCTGACGCCCGAGGAGGTCACGTTGGTGTGTGACAAAGCCATCGAGGAGGCCGACCTCGATGGAGACAACAAGCTCTCATTCGCCGACTTTGAGAACATGATCTCCAAGGCTCCTGACTTTCTGAG CAACTTCCACATACGAATATGA
- the LOC116323383 gene encoding isocitrate dehydrogenase [NAD] subunit alpha, mitochondrial-like: MAGNAWRSLLTQAVGVAVRKPALASASFSRGVKTVTMIPGDGIGPEISAAVMKIFEAAKAPITWEERNVTAIKGPGGRWMIPPDAKESMDQSKIGLKGPLKTPIAAGHPSMNLLLRKTFDLYANVRPCVSIEGYKTPYTDVNLVTIRENTEGEYSGIEHMIVDGVVQSIKLITENASRRIAEYAFEYARNNKRTSVTAVHKANIMRMSDGLFLRKCREVAENYKDIKFTEMYLDTVCLNMVQDPTQFDVLVMPNLYGDILSDLCAGLIGGLGVTPSGNIGANGVAIFESVHGTAPDIAGMDLANPTALLLSAVMMLHHMGLHDHADKIQTACFDTIRDKKVLTKDLGGSAKCSEFTAEICRRVQDLD; the protein is encoded by the exons ATGGCAGGCAACGCGTGGAGGTCACTG CTGACCCAGGCAGTGGGGGTGGCGGTCAGAAAACCGGCTCTGGCTTCAGCCTCCTTTTCAAGAGGG GTGAAGACAGTCACCATGATTCCCGGTGATGGGATCGGTCCAGAGATCTCCGCTGCTGTCATGAAGATCTTTGAAGCAGCAAAG GCTCCAATCACGTGGGAGGAGAGGAACGTGACGGCGATAAAGGGACCTGGCGGCAGATGGATGATCCCTCCTGACGCCAAAGAGTCCATGGACCAGAGCAAGATCGGTCTGAAAG gACCCCTGAAGACACCCATCGCTGCAGGTCACCCCTCCATGAACCTGCTGCTCAGGaagacctttgacctttacgCAAACGTGAGGCCATGTGTCTCCATCGAGGGCTACAAGACTCCGTACACCGATGTCAACTTGGTCACCATCCGGGAGAACACGGAGGGCGAGTACAGTGGCATCGAACACATG ATCGTCGACGGTGTTGTTCAGAGCATCAAACTGATCACCGAGAACGCTAGCAGACGCATCGCTGAGTACGCCTTCGAGTACGCCAGGAACAACAAAAGAACGAGCGTGACCGCTGTCCACAAAGCCAACATCAT GCGGATGTCAGACGGTCTCTTTCTGAGAAAGTGCCGTGAGGTGGCTGAAAACTACAAAGACATCAAGTTTACCGAGATGTACCTCGACACCGTGTGCCTCAAT ATGGTCCAGGATCCGACCCAGTTTGACGTCCTGGTAATGCCCAACCTGTACGGAGACATCCTGAG TGATCTGTGCGCTGGTCTGATCGGAGGCCTCGGCGTCACTCCCAGCGGGAACATCGGCGCCAACGGAGTCGCCATATTCGAATCG GTCCACGGCACCGCCCCTGACATCGCCGGCATGGACCTGGCGAACCCCACTGCCCTGTTACTGAGTGCTGTCATGATGCTGCATCACATGGGTCTGCATGACCACGCCGACAAGATCCAGACGGCCTGTTTTGACACCATCAGAGACAAGAAG gttcTGACGAAGGACCTGGGAGGAAGTGCAAAGTGCTCTGAGTTCACAGCTGAGATCTGCCGTCGTGTCCAGGATCTGGACTGA
- the LOC116323386 gene encoding ras-related protein Rab-8B, translated as MAKTYDYLFKLLLIGDSGVGKTCLLFRFSEDAFNTTFISTIGIDFKIRTIELDGKKIKLQIWDTAGQERFRTITTAYYRGAMGIMLVYDITNEKSFDNIKNWIRNIEEHASADVEKMVLGNKCDMNDKRQVSKERGEKLAIDYGIKFLETSAKSSINVEEGFYMLARDIMARLNRKMNDNNPSGGGGPVKITEPRSKKSLFRCSLL; from the exons ATGGCGAAGACATACGACTACCTGTTCAAGCTGCTGCTCATCGGGGACAGCGGCGTCGGCAAGACCTGCCTGCTGTTCCGGTTCAGCGAGGACGCCTTCAACACCACCTTCATCTCCACCATCG GAATCGACTTCAAAATCCGAACGATCGAGTTGGATGGAAAGAAAATCAAACTGCAGATCTG GGACACAGCAGGTCAGGAGAGGTTCAGGACCATCACAACGGCCTATTATAGAGGAGCCATG GGCATCATGCTGGTGTATGACATCACCAACGAGAAGTCCTTCGACAACATCAAGAACTGGATTCGCAATATCGAGGAG cacGCCTCCGCGGACGTGGAGAAAATGGTTCTGGGAAACAAGTGCGACATGAACGACAAGAGACAAGTGTCcaaggagagaggagagaag CTCGCCATCGACTACGGGATCAAGTTCCTGGAAACCAGCGCCAAGTCCAGTATCAATGTGGAGGAG GGCTTCTACATGCTCGCCAGAGACATCATGGCCAGGCTCAATAGGAAAATG AACGACAACAACCCGTCAGGTGGAGGTGGGCCTGTCAAGATCACAGAGCCCCGCTCCAAGAAGAGCCTGTTTAGGTGTTCGCTGCTGTAG